One window of Rubrivirga sp. SAORIC476 genomic DNA carries:
- a CDS encoding two-component regulator propeller domain-containing protein: MRVWILLATCVFACASAVSAQTAGTVRLRHIGLGDGLPSPRVFSITQDSLGFLWVGTNDGVARYDGVRFDVWQEGEGGLPSNVVYAVHADATGAVWAATEGGLARLTRAADRFEEVAEAALDSLGVTAVRFLDSDAGGLWLSAREGAIHLRPDGTARRVFQGGPTASPMVRVGEAVWLRDCNLTLTTDTCRPAQTDGPETAPRAGWIEDGALRAVLMDGRVVRVDGRERRLVTRWPLDVVGRSSQTLVTPGRAWLGSESGLRLYLPARDTVVAIEREAGLVGRDVMALFEDRQGGVWIGTEQGLHRWTPPRSGFHAVTTAEGLGDGRVNGLTTLGDDVWVATNGGLFRRRADGSVEGYRTGSDLNQSAIWRVSPAEGGGLWLGSKRSGMWRFWPETGRTEPADLLNQTLGSALQVQNSLPIRDIVERDGRLWVATSYGMGLRENEQWRAFREGEGGGDGLADAAVNVIYTDRSGRVWVGSDGGLDRFFPSKNAFHRTGVSRDLATPIVWHVAESPADPGALWLATVGSGACRYVPATDETDCLRIADGLPSNVVHRIEAGDGALWLGTDRGIARLDLVTRDVVTFSEADGLHGDIVDLMSSHRDADGTIRMGGPGGYTAFRPTEVRPSTFRPPVRFSQVERGSLVHRSMASGDTLRLAPSGRRFAVRFAALDYTRPRRNRYRYRLAPLETAWTETDGAAPEARYAALPPGTYTFEVVGSNHAGVFAPEPSRLHVEVPPVWWERRAVQGLLGLLVLAGVGGLGWVSVRRSERRRADAAEVARRLAGSREAERIRLARELHDGTMQHLYRVGHDLDRLATLVPEAERAEVNTVRSTLDEASDELRSVLADIRLPHVGTFGAAAAVRAAAERFQRTAPDVEVVLALDADGRRWPVEVQHAATRIVQEALANVGRHAQAASVTLRLGERGGMAEVEVADDGCGFDTHISDVAHVRGDHFGLAGLRERADALGGRAEVTSTPGAGTRVRAWLPL; encoded by the coding sequence ATGCGCGTCTGGATTCTGCTCGCAACCTGCGTGTTCGCGTGCGCGAGCGCCGTGTCCGCCCAGACCGCGGGTACCGTCCGCCTCCGGCACATCGGACTCGGGGACGGCCTGCCCAGCCCGCGCGTGTTCTCCATCACGCAGGACTCGCTGGGCTTCCTGTGGGTGGGCACCAACGACGGCGTGGCACGCTACGACGGCGTCCGCTTCGACGTCTGGCAGGAGGGCGAGGGCGGGCTTCCTTCGAACGTCGTGTACGCCGTCCACGCCGACGCGACCGGGGCAGTGTGGGCGGCCACAGAGGGCGGCCTCGCCCGGCTGACCCGAGCCGCGGACCGGTTCGAGGAGGTGGCCGAGGCAGCCCTCGACTCCCTGGGCGTCACGGCCGTCCGGTTTCTCGACTCGGATGCCGGGGGCCTGTGGCTGTCGGCCCGAGAAGGGGCCATCCACCTCCGCCCCGACGGGACCGCTCGGCGGGTCTTCCAGGGGGGGCCGACCGCCTCGCCCATGGTTCGCGTCGGGGAGGCGGTGTGGCTGCGGGACTGCAACCTCACCCTCACGACAGACACCTGCCGCCCTGCGCAGACCGACGGACCGGAGACCGCCCCCCGAGCCGGGTGGATCGAAGACGGGGCCTTGCGCGCGGTTCTGATGGATGGACGCGTGGTCCGTGTGGACGGGCGCGAGCGCCGCCTCGTCACCAGATGGCCACTGGACGTGGTCGGGCGGTCGTCCCAGACTCTCGTTACGCCGGGACGCGCGTGGCTCGGGTCCGAGTCCGGGCTCCGGCTCTACCTGCCGGCTCGGGATACGGTGGTGGCGATAGAGCGAGAGGCCGGGCTGGTCGGGCGCGATGTGATGGCGCTGTTCGAGGACCGGCAGGGCGGCGTCTGGATCGGGACGGAGCAGGGGCTTCACCGCTGGACCCCGCCTCGGTCCGGCTTCCACGCGGTGACCACGGCCGAGGGCCTGGGAGACGGACGCGTCAACGGCCTGACCACGCTCGGCGACGACGTCTGGGTGGCCACCAACGGCGGCCTGTTCCGCCGCCGCGCGGACGGGTCCGTCGAGGGCTACCGGACCGGATCGGACCTCAACCAGAGCGCAATCTGGCGTGTCTCCCCGGCCGAGGGAGGCGGTCTGTGGCTCGGCAGCAAGCGGAGCGGCATGTGGCGCTTCTGGCCGGAGACCGGGCGGACCGAGCCGGCCGACCTCCTCAACCAGACCCTCGGCTCTGCGCTACAGGTCCAGAACAGCTTACCGATTCGGGACATCGTGGAACGGGACGGGCGTCTGTGGGTCGCGACATCGTACGGCATGGGGCTGCGCGAAAACGAGCAGTGGCGCGCGTTCCGCGAAGGCGAGGGCGGCGGGGACGGGCTCGCGGACGCGGCCGTGAACGTGATCTACACCGACCGCAGCGGACGCGTCTGGGTCGGGTCCGATGGCGGCCTCGACCGGTTCTTCCCCAGCAAGAATGCGTTCCACAGGACCGGCGTCAGCCGAGACCTCGCGACGCCGATCGTCTGGCACGTCGCCGAGAGCCCTGCCGACCCGGGCGCGCTGTGGCTGGCGACCGTCGGCTCCGGGGCCTGCCGGTACGTCCCGGCCACCGACGAGACCGATTGCCTGCGCATCGCCGACGGCCTGCCGTCCAACGTGGTCCACCGGATCGAGGCCGGAGACGGCGCGCTGTGGCTGGGCACCGACCGCGGCATCGCCCGCCTCGACCTGGTCACGCGCGACGTCGTCACCTTCTCCGAGGCCGACGGCCTCCACGGCGACATCGTGGACCTGATGTCGTCCCACCGCGACGCCGACGGGACCATCCGGATGGGCGGTCCGGGAGGCTACACGGCCTTCCGCCCAACCGAGGTCCGTCCGTCTACGTTCCGTCCGCCGGTGCGCTTCTCGCAGGTCGAGCGGGGAAGCCTGGTTCATCGATCGATGGCGTCCGGCGACACGCTCCGGCTGGCCCCCTCCGGGCGCCGCTTCGCGGTCCGCTTCGCGGCGCTCGACTACACGCGACCCAGGCGCAACCGGTACCGGTACCGCCTCGCCCCGCTGGAGACCGCGTGGACCGAGACCGACGGGGCGGCGCCCGAGGCGCGCTATGCCGCGCTTCCGCCCGGCACGTACACGTTCGAGGTGGTCGGGAGCAACCACGCCGGGGTGTTCGCCCCCGAGCCCTCACGCCTGCACGTGGAGGTGCCGCCCGTGTGGTGGGAGCGCCGCGCGGTGCAGGGGCTGCTCGGGCTGCTGGTGCTCGCGGGCGTCGGCGGGCTGGGCTGGGTGAGCGTCCGCCGCAGCGAGCGACGCCGGGCCGACGCCGCGGAGGTCGCGCGGCGGCTGGCGGGGAGCCGAGAAGCCGAGCGCATCCGTCTGGCACGCGAACTCCACGACGGCACCATGCAGCACCTGTACCGCGTCGGGCACGACCTCGACCGCCTCGCGACGCTCGTCCCTGAGGCGGAGCGGGCCGAGGTGAACACAGTCCGCTCCACGCTGGACGAGGCGTCCGACGAGTTGCGCAGCGTGCTGGCCGACATCCGCCTGCCGCACGTCGGGACGTTCGGCGCCGCGGCGGCCGTCCGTGCCGCCGCCGAGCGGTTCCAGCGCACCGCGCCCGACGTGGAGGTGGTGCTGGCTCTCGACGCCGACGGGCGCCGGTGGCCGGTCGAGGTGCAGCACGCCGCGACCCGGATCGTGCAGGAGGCCCTCGCCAACGTCGGCCGCCACGCCCAGGCCGCCTCCGTCACGCTCCGCCTCGGGGAGCGAGGCGGCATGGCCGAGGTGGAGGTGGCCGACGACGGCTGCGGGTTCGACACGCACATCTCGGACGTCGCCCACGTGCGCGGCGACCACTTCGGGCTGGCGGGCCTGCGCGAGCGGGCCGACGCCCTGGGGGGACGGGCCGAGGTGACCTCGACGCCGGGCGCCGGGACGCGCGTCCGCGCCTGGCTGCCGCTGTGA
- the rpmG gene encoding 50S ribosomal protein L33 encodes MAKGKDVRHQVILECTEAPGTSRYATMKNRRNTTARLELKKYNPTLRKHTLHREIK; translated from the coding sequence ATGGCCAAGGGCAAAGACGTCCGCCACCAGGTGATCCTCGAGTGCACCGAGGCGCCCGGCACCTCGCGCTACGCGACGATGAAGAACCGCCGCAACACGACCGCGCGGCTGGAGCTCAAGAAGTACAACCCGACGCTCCGGAAGCACACGCTCCACCGCGAGATCAAGTAG
- the rpmB gene encoding 50S ribosomal protein L28 codes for MARKDQLTGKKPMFGNHVSHAHNKVRRRFNVNLQKKRFYIPEEDRWITLRVSATTIKTINKNGITAVLKDARAKGTSLV; via the coding sequence ATGGCCCGCAAAGACCAGCTTACCGGCAAGAAGCCGATGTTCGGCAACCACGTCTCCCACGCCCACAACAAGGTGCGGCGGCGGTTCAACGTGAACCTGCAGAAGAAGCGGTTCTACATCCCTGAGGAGGACCGTTGGATCACGCTCCGCGTGTCCGCGACCACGATCAAGACGATCAACAAGAACGGCATCACTGCCGTGCTGAAGGACGCCCGCGCGAAGGGCACCTCGCTCGTCTAA
- a CDS encoding tetratricopeptide repeat protein, whose protein sequence is MSRPFALLLAALCLLPLSACDETGPGLTLEQGVDVAVDDAILARDRGDYAQAVDLLGQALESEPTNAVVRVELATTLLQRDGIDLIDLDRVGQYLTTFTGETGSAATAGRGVCSYASDPNAEAFDPAGVDGFEDILAYAETLEEAKDLLQGLLPDAIQSFDLCTTVVDGELAYDREGAVAELRALGLSEDRIAQALAVSAVSTFMQAYLYISEELPETTTWYRLSDGSIAICADDEDAVRDQAEGSIRGLGQALLSLDTRASLLGSGSVAAEIVDTALEVYIEFEDAVADYCTAE, encoded by the coding sequence ATGTCTCGCCCGTTCGCGCTGCTGCTGGCAGCTCTCTGCCTCCTCCCCCTCTCCGCCTGCGACGAGACCGGCCCCGGTCTCACCCTCGAGCAGGGCGTCGACGTGGCGGTCGACGACGCCATCCTGGCGCGCGACCGCGGCGACTACGCCCAGGCCGTCGACCTGCTCGGGCAGGCGCTGGAGTCGGAGCCCACCAACGCCGTCGTCCGCGTCGAGCTCGCGACGACGCTCCTGCAGCGCGACGGCATCGACCTGATCGACCTCGACCGCGTCGGCCAGTACCTGACGACGTTCACCGGCGAGACGGGCTCGGCGGCCACGGCCGGCCGCGGCGTCTGCTCGTACGCCTCCGACCCCAACGCCGAGGCCTTCGACCCGGCGGGCGTGGACGGCTTCGAGGACATCCTGGCCTACGCCGAGACGCTCGAAGAGGCGAAGGACCTGCTGCAGGGCCTCCTGCCGGACGCCATCCAGTCGTTCGACCTCTGCACGACCGTCGTCGACGGCGAGCTGGCGTACGACCGCGAGGGCGCCGTCGCCGAGCTCCGCGCGCTGGGCCTCTCGGAGGACCGGATCGCGCAGGCCCTCGCCGTGAGTGCCGTCTCGACGTTCATGCAGGCGTACCTCTACATCTCCGAGGAACTGCCCGAGACCACGACGTGGTACCGCCTCTCGGACGGCTCGATCGCCATCTGCGCCGACGACGAGGACGCCGTCCGCGATCAGGCCGAGGGCTCGATCCGCGGACTGGGCCAGGCGCTGCTGTCGCTCGACACGCGGGCCAGCCTGCTCGGCAGCGGCTCCGTCGCCGCTGAGATCGTCGACACCGCGCTCGAAGTCTACATCGAGTTCGAGGACGCCGTGGCCGACTACTGCACGGCCGAGTAA
- a CDS encoding FtsX-like permease family protein, which produces MDYRFLIARRYLASRRRLTLISVISGISVAGVAVGVAALVVVLSVLNGFYDVVRDLLVSYDPHVRVESVEGGGIADIDTLAALARLEPGVVSATPFVEGKALLATDDSGALNQVVTVRGVDPSALDAEVERSILDGAFSLGREDGTVGIVIGAALAGRTGVRAPQPGVSLDGGPEAGRVPGSTVSLLSAAALERAIGLYPFGLPDQRAFEVRGTFSLEPTYDETHVFVGLAEAQRLFQMTGRVTGLDLRLTDLDDAAAVQGVFQERLDAAFPGQYTVRTWYDLQGSLYSVMKLEKWAASAILALIIVVAAFNIVGALTMIVIEKQRDLGALQAMGASRADVRRIFLLEGLLVGGVGAGIGLALGLAVSLAQKTFGIVKMAEAGSFVIDAYPVAIRPFDVGVVLVVAVGLCALAAVYPAARAASIDPARAVQSGA; this is translated from the coding sequence TTGGATTACCGCTTCCTCATCGCGCGCCGCTACCTCGCCAGCCGCCGTCGGCTGACGCTGATCTCGGTCATCTCCGGCATCTCGGTCGCCGGCGTGGCCGTCGGCGTGGCCGCGCTGGTGGTCGTGCTGAGCGTGCTGAACGGCTTCTACGACGTGGTGCGCGACCTGCTGGTGAGCTACGACCCGCACGTGCGCGTGGAGTCGGTCGAGGGCGGCGGCATCGCCGACATCGACACGCTGGCGGCGCTGGCGCGGCTGGAGCCCGGCGTGGTCTCGGCGACGCCCTTCGTCGAGGGCAAGGCGCTGCTCGCCACCGACGACAGCGGCGCGCTCAACCAGGTCGTGACGGTGCGCGGCGTGGACCCGTCGGCGCTGGACGCGGAGGTGGAGCGCTCGATCCTCGACGGCGCCTTCAGCCTCGGGCGCGAGGACGGCACGGTGGGCATCGTGATCGGGGCGGCGCTGGCGGGGCGGACGGGCGTCCGCGCGCCTCAGCCGGGCGTGTCGCTCGACGGCGGCCCCGAGGCCGGGCGGGTGCCGGGCAGCACGGTGTCGCTGCTCTCGGCCGCGGCGCTGGAGCGCGCCATCGGCCTGTACCCGTTCGGCCTGCCCGACCAGCGCGCCTTCGAGGTCCGCGGCACCTTCTCGCTGGAGCCGACCTACGACGAGACGCACGTGTTCGTGGGCCTCGCCGAAGCACAGCGGCTCTTCCAGATGACCGGCCGCGTGACCGGCCTCGACCTCCGCCTGACCGACCTCGACGACGCCGCCGCCGTGCAGGGCGTGTTCCAGGAACGCCTCGACGCGGCGTTCCCCGGCCAGTACACCGTCCGCACGTGGTACGACCTCCAGGGCTCGCTCTATAGCGTCATGAAGCTGGAGAAGTGGGCGGCGTCGGCCATCCTCGCGCTCATCATCGTGGTGGCCGCGTTCAACATCGTCGGGGCGCTGACGATGATCGTGATCGAGAAGCAACGCGACCTGGGGGCGCTCCAGGCGATGGGCGCCAGCCGGGCGGACGTGCGGCGCATCTTCCTACTGGAGGGCCTGCTGGTGGGCGGCGTCGGCGCGGGGATCGGGCTAGCGCTGGGCCTAGCGGTCTCGCTGGCTCAGAAGACGTTCGGGATCGTGAAGATGGCCGAGGCGGGGTCGTTCGTGATCGATGCGTACCCGGTCGCCATCCGTCCGTTCGACGTGGGCGTGGTCCTCGTGGTGGCCGTCGGGCTGTGCGCGCTGGCCGCGGTCTACCCGGCGGCGCGGGCGGCGTCGATCGACCCGGCGCGGGCGGTCCAGTCGGGGGCGTAG
- a CDS encoding GWxTD domain-containing protein, with product MRSVLLLVLFAFAMPTQAQSALAEAEARLAAGDSSGAHALLYTALRDADDDTPDRAALTRLRLRLELAGVGMGSVPRPFRHQQIVDGATRLLRLAPADTLALRVLVDDAVWTVLQWHDRVRFGDVSSPYGAFISPAEIASRMSTSRFDMDDRAAMGPPLERDGRARDAHRDAVRWLDTWRTADPASSAAAQAAATLNVVARDWAGLLALAEAWSAASGDPRADLYAGLAHHHLGDAEAAGAAFDRALPRLAPVARARFENVRPLLPLDAREAYDADPAGTAARFWAETDPRLLTARSERRVEHRARVVEADLRFGRSVGTLWEPPGPGADTEQGVLWVRYGPPRRAMSFTPSEFGVAAYGDDNFRVWDYEDFQFVFDDPERDGAFRTYSPPAVAFSGPGASARRDDFVMRDRAMQRTDPQRSQDLPTAEVPVLVSRFRAAGGGTEVVVGFGVLVSEMPPPVRTGAFALTDGQVTDRAVQERDRLAAGRIVRSGGEAVWAEAATLRLSGPGTVRVEAEAAGGTPRGAADVAIEPLADGVAGAGLRFGLSDLLLATSVDDEGRGPVVRDGLGIVPAPRAAFATTDPVYVVLEAYGLAMDEGRTRTTVEATLRPVARRGGLLGRLFGRGQGPGVSVTTEASGVRADEVVSFFIDIRDQDPGRYTLTVTVEDAVAGRSASAQREVVLE from the coding sequence ATGCGCTCCGTCCTCCTGCTCGTTCTGTTCGCGTTCGCGATGCCCACCCAGGCGCAGTCGGCGCTGGCGGAGGCCGAGGCGCGGCTGGCCGCGGGCGACTCCAGCGGCGCGCACGCCCTCCTCTACACCGCGCTCCGGGACGCCGACGACGACACGCCCGACCGCGCCGCGCTGACGCGCCTCCGGCTCCGCCTCGAACTGGCCGGGGTCGGGATGGGGAGCGTGCCGCGGCCCTTCCGCCACCAGCAGATCGTCGACGGCGCGACGCGCCTCCTCCGCCTCGCGCCCGCCGACACGCTCGCGCTCCGCGTGCTCGTGGACGACGCCGTGTGGACGGTGCTCCAGTGGCACGACCGCGTCCGCTTCGGGGACGTGTCCTCGCCCTACGGCGCCTTCATCAGCCCGGCCGAGATCGCGTCCCGGATGTCGACCTCGCGGTTCGACATGGACGACCGCGCGGCGATGGGCCCGCCGCTCGAACGCGACGGCCGCGCGCGGGACGCCCACCGCGACGCCGTCCGCTGGCTGGACACGTGGCGCACCGCCGACCCCGCCTCGTCCGCCGCGGCGCAGGCTGCCGCCACCCTGAACGTCGTCGCCCGCGACTGGGCCGGCCTGCTCGCCCTCGCCGAGGCCTGGAGCGCCGCCTCGGGCGACCCGCGGGCCGACCTGTACGCCGGCCTCGCCCACCACCACCTCGGCGACGCCGAGGCGGCCGGAGCCGCGTTCGACCGGGCGCTGCCGCGGCTCGCGCCCGTCGCCCGCGCCCGCTTCGAGAACGTCCGCCCGCTGCTGCCGCTGGACGCGCGCGAGGCCTATGACGCCGACCCGGCAGGGACGGCGGCGCGCTTCTGGGCCGAGACCGACCCGCGCCTGCTCACCGCGCGCTCCGAGCGGCGCGTCGAGCACCGCGCCCGCGTCGTCGAGGCGGACCTCCGGTTCGGGCGGAGCGTCGGCACGTTGTGGGAGCCGCCCGGTCCCGGCGCCGACACCGAGCAAGGCGTCCTGTGGGTTCGCTACGGGCCGCCGCGCCGCGCGATGTCGTTCACACCCAGCGAGTTCGGCGTCGCGGCCTACGGCGACGACAACTTCCGCGTCTGGGACTACGAGGACTTCCAGTTCGTCTTCGACGACCCCGAGCGCGACGGCGCCTTCCGCACCTACAGTCCGCCCGCCGTCGCGTTCTCCGGTCCTGGCGCGTCGGCGCGGCGCGACGACTTCGTGATGCGCGACCGCGCCATGCAGCGCACCGACCCGCAGCGGTCGCAGGACCTGCCCACGGCCGAGGTGCCGGTGCTCGTGTCGCGCTTCCGCGCAGCGGGCGGTGGCACCGAGGTGGTGGTCGGGTTCGGGGTGCTGGTCTCGGAGATGCCGCCTCCGGTGCGAACGGGCGCCTTCGCCCTGACCGACGGTCAGGTGACGGACCGCGCCGTGCAGGAGCGCGACCGGCTCGCGGCGGGCCGCATCGTGCGGAGTGGGGGGGAGGCGGTCTGGGCCGAGGCCGCGACCCTCCGCCTGTCCGGCCCCGGGACGGTCCGCGTGGAGGCCGAGGCGGCCGGAGGCACGCCACGCGGCGCTGCCGACGTGGCCATCGAGCCGCTGGCGGACGGCGTGGCTGGCGCCGGCCTTCGGTTCGGCCTGAGCGACCTGCTGCTGGCGACGAGCGTGGACGACGAGGGACGCGGCCCGGTCGTCCGCGACGGGCTGGGCATCGTGCCCGCGCCGCGGGCCGCGTTCGCCACGACGGACCCGGTGTACGTGGTGCTGGAGGCGTACGGCCTCGCGATGGATGAGGGGCGGACGCGGACGACGGTCGAGGCGACCCTCCGCCCGGTGGCGCGGCGCGGCGGCCTCCTCGGTCGCCTCTTCGGCCGCGGCCAGGGACCGGGCGTTTCCGTGACCACCGAGGCCAGCGGCGTTCGCGCCGACGAGGTCGTCTCGTTCTTCATCGACATCCGGGACCAGGACCCGGGCCGCTACACGCTCACGGTCACCGTGGAGGATGCCGTCGCGGGTCGGTCCGCCTCGGCGCAGCGCGAGGTGGTGCTGGAGTGA
- a CDS encoding YndJ family transporter gives MRPLAPAAVPFLTQRLSRIAFAGMIAWLGLLFLPLATDTGTAEEAAHLVLLAPLALIPLFLTASVPASFAPAPRVLTAASWLLIPGMIGAAGSLLVPEGVVAGALAAVWLLPTVTLAVWAAREALGQWQSARLDAAEAALALGWATLPGGALWLVLARSGIDTGYGSLVALLTAAHFHYAGALVLVWAGLLGRTLPARWHRLHAGLVVGLAVGFWGVAAGIALSRGPAGGSLVEALGVAVLTASAIGMGGLGVVRGGAFEDRTAGLMVAVSGGALALAMVLAGWFQFGTRLGVDPPDIAWMTARHGWLNAFGFGLWGALGWRRVRPRTR, from the coding sequence ATGCGCCCTCTCGCTCCCGCCGCCGTGCCGTTCCTCACCCAGCGCCTCTCCCGCATCGCGTTCGCCGGCATGATCGCGTGGCTGGGCCTGCTGTTCCTCCCGCTCGCCACCGACACGGGGACAGCCGAGGAGGCGGCGCACCTCGTGCTGCTGGCGCCGCTGGCACTGATCCCCCTGTTCCTGACGGCCAGCGTGCCTGCCTCGTTCGCCCCGGCCCCTCGCGTCCTCACGGCAGCGTCGTGGCTGTTGATTCCGGGGATGATCGGCGCGGCCGGGTCGCTGCTCGTGCCGGAGGGCGTGGTCGCAGGCGCTCTGGCGGCGGTCTGGCTGCTGCCGACCGTCACGCTCGCGGTGTGGGCTGCGCGCGAGGCCCTCGGCCAGTGGCAGTCGGCCCGCCTCGACGCCGCCGAGGCCGCCCTCGCCCTGGGCTGGGCGACGCTGCCGGGCGGGGCCCTCTGGCTGGTGCTCGCGCGCTCGGGCATCGACACCGGGTACGGGAGCCTCGTGGCGCTCCTCACGGCCGCGCATTTCCACTACGCGGGCGCCCTCGTGCTGGTCTGGGCAGGGCTCCTCGGACGGACGCTCCCGGCGCGCTGGCACCGGCTGCATGCCGGGCTGGTCGTCGGGCTGGCGGTCGGGTTCTGGGGCGTCGCGGCGGGGATCGCGCTGAGCCGCGGCCCGGCGGGCGGCTCGCTCGTCGAGGCACTCGGGGTGGCGGTGCTCACCGCGTCGGCCATCGGCATGGGCGGGCTCGGCGTCGTCCGCGGGGGCGCCTTCGAGGACCGGACGGCGGGGCTGATGGTGGCCGTCTCAGGCGGCGCGCTCGCTCTGGCGATGGTCCTCGCGGGCTGGTTCCAGTTCGGCACGCGCCTCGGAGTCGACCCGCCCGACATCGCCTGGATGACGGCGCGGCACGGGTGGCTCAACGCGTTCGGCTTCGGCCTGTGGGGCGCGCTCGGGTGGCGGCGGGTGCGGCCGCGGACCCGGTAA
- a CDS encoding S1C family serine protease codes for MRLAPLVFAFALVGCQQQVHSQQADGPVAVDAPGALERAEIQVGTSRRTAITRAVEVASPAVVSVNVIEVQRVVRRANPIEELFYGRRIPDRVYQQEVQSLGSGFVISEDGYIVTNDHVAGQATKITIAFPNGTQMPATLVGSDPETDIALLKVDPPGPLPYLAFEENGDAVVGEWAIALGNPFGLFEAAEPTVTVGVVSAIGRDFPAQQGRIFRDMIQTDAAINSGNSGGPLLNALGRVIGMNTIIYTQSGGSVGLGFSVPSWRVRQVVEELREDGVVDRSFYTGLSIRPVSARLAQQLGLSDARGLVVTSIDSNSPAERAGFLPRDVIATIEGEPVRSNEDVRDRLVDKRAGDSVRLGVVRGGEALDLTLTLGDAR; via the coding sequence ATGCGACTCGCCCCCCTCGTCTTCGCCTTCGCCCTCGTCGGGTGCCAGCAGCAGGTTCACTCTCAACAGGCCGACGGCCCCGTCGCCGTCGACGCGCCCGGCGCGCTGGAGCGGGCCGAGATCCAGGTCGGGACGAGCCGCCGGACGGCCATCACGCGCGCCGTCGAGGTGGCCAGCCCCGCCGTCGTGTCGGTCAACGTGATCGAGGTGCAGCGCGTCGTGCGCCGGGCGAACCCCATCGAGGAGCTGTTCTACGGGCGTCGGATCCCGGACCGCGTCTATCAGCAGGAGGTCCAGAGCCTCGGCTCGGGCTTCGTCATCTCCGAGGATGGCTACATCGTCACCAACGACCACGTCGCGGGGCAGGCCACCAAGATCACGATCGCGTTCCCGAACGGCACCCAGATGCCCGCCACGCTGGTCGGCAGCGACCCCGAAACCGACATCGCGCTCCTCAAGGTGGACCCTCCAGGGCCGCTCCCGTACCTCGCCTTCGAAGAGAACGGTGACGCGGTGGTCGGCGAGTGGGCCATCGCGCTGGGCAACCCGTTTGGCCTGTTCGAGGCCGCCGAGCCGACCGTCACGGTGGGCGTGGTGAGCGCCATCGGGCGCGACTTCCCGGCGCAGCAGGGCCGCATCTTCCGCGACATGATCCAGACCGACGCGGCCATCAACAGCGGCAACTCGGGCGGGCCGCTGCTGAACGCGCTCGGCCGGGTGATCGGCATGAACACGATCATCTACACCCAGTCGGGCGGATCGGTCGGGCTGGGCTTCTCGGTGCCGTCGTGGCGCGTCCGCCAGGTGGTGGAGGAGCTGCGGGAGGATGGCGTCGTGGACCGCTCCTTCTACACGGGCCTGAGCATCCGGCCGGTGAGCGCGCGGCTGGCGCAGCAGCTCGGCCTGAGCGACGCGCGCGGCCTGGTGGTGACCTCCATCGACTCGAACAGCCCGGCCGAGCGGGCGGGCTTCCTGCCGCGCGACGTGATCGCGACCATCGAGGGCGAGCCGGTGCGCTCCAACGAGGACGTGCGCGACCGGCTGGTCGACAAGCGCGCCGGAGACTCGGTCCGCCTCGGCGTCGTCCGCGGCGGTGAGGCCCTCGACCTCACGCTGACGCTCGGGGACGCACGATGA